One genomic segment of Intestinimonas butyriciproducens includes these proteins:
- a CDS encoding zinc-ribbon domain containing protein, whose product MFQDKVIVCKDCGQEFTFTAGEQEFYAEKGFTNEPQRCKACRDARKGGPRAGGGRQMFDAVCSECGKPCKVPFEPRGDRPIYCSDCFRR is encoded by the coding sequence ATGTTTCAGGACAAAGTTATCGTCTGCAAGGATTGCGGGCAGGAGTTCACTTTCACCGCTGGCGAGCAGGAGTTCTACGCGGAGAAGGGCTTTACGAACGAGCCTCAGCGCTGCAAGGCCTGCCGGGACGCCCGCAAGGGAGGCCCCCGTGCCGGCGGCGGTCGGCAGATGTTTGACGCGGTATGCTCCGAGTGCGGTAAACCCTGCAAGGTTCCCTTTGAGCCCCGCGGGGACCGGCCCATCTATTGCAGCGATTGCTTTCGCAGATAA